Within Actinomycetes bacterium, the genomic segment ACGGGCCAGCTGGCGCATCCCGGCGTCGACGATCGGGTAGCCCGTGCGCCCCTCCTTCCAGGCGGTCAGCTCCTCGCCGCCGGAGTGCCACCGGTCACCTCGGGGCCGGTAGTCCTCGCGCGTCGCGTCCGGCCGCGCGGCCAGCACCTGGTGGTGGAAGTCGCGCCAGGCCACCTGCCGCACGAAGGACGCCGCGGCGCTCGACCGCTGCTCCCTCGCCTTCCGCACCAGCTCGACCGGCGAGACGCACCCGAAGTGCAGGTAGGGCGAGAGCCGGGACGTGTTGTCGTTGCCCAGGGCGTCGTGGTCGTCGTCGTAGGCGGCGATGCCGTCGCGCAGCCAGCAGTCCATGCGCTCGCGGCCGGCCGTCTCGCCCCCGGCCATCAGGTCCGGCGACCGCTCACCACCGGCGATGTCGGCCGGCCCGGGCAGGTCGCCACGGGCCATCCGCGGCATCGTCAGGTGGCGCGGCGTCGGCTCCAGCGCGCGCAGCGGCGTCTTCGCCCACTTGCGGAAGTACGGCGTGAACACCGACATGTGGTCCTTGCCCGCCGTCGCCACCTCGCCGGGCGGCACGACCAGCAGCGCGTCGTCGTGGACGACGAGCTCGACGTCGTCGGGGAGCCGCGCGGCCAGGTCGTCGAGCCGCCTGCGGGCGTACGCCGTCACATCGGCCGCGACGTGCACCTGCCGCGCGCCGGTCTCCTGGGCCAGCCCCGCCACCTCGAGCGCCCAGCGACCCCGCCGCACGACGAGCCCGGCGCCCCGCTCGCGCAGCGAGGAGTCCAGGTCGGCCAGCGACTCGGCCAGGAAGTGCGCGCGGTTGGCCCGGTTGTAGGCCGAGCGCAGGATCGCCGTGTCGAGGACGAAGAGCGGCACGACCTGGTCCGCGCTGCCGGCGGCCCGGCCCAGGACGGGGCTGTCGTGGACCCGCAGGTCACGGGTCAGGACGGCGATCGAGGTCGTCGGCACGTCGGTCTTCCTGCCCCCCTGCGGAGGCGGATGCACGCGGTGCCGCCGGTGAGGTCCGGCTCGGTCGGTCAGCCCTGCAGGGCGCTGGCCTCGAGCCACTCCGACCACGAGACGTTCCAGTCGGTGTAGCCGTTGCCGGGCTCCAGCTGGCGCGGCGAGCCGACGACCTTGACCACGTCGCCGACCGTGCTCTGGTTGTACAGCCAGATGGCGTTGGACGGGGCCATGCCGACGCAGCCGTGGCTGACGTTGACGCTGCCCTGGGAGCCGACCGACCACGGGGCGGAGTGGACGAACTCTCCGCTCCAGGTGACGCGCATCGCGTAGGGCACCTCGAGGCGGTAGTACTCCGGGTCACCCGGCTGGATGCCGATGGTCGCGGCGTCCATGATCTTGAGCGTGTGCTTCTCGAGGATGACCTTGGTGCCGTTGCGGGTGAGGAAGCCGGCCTTGCCGGTGGTCACCGGGATGACCCGCGCCTTCACGCCGTTGCGGTAGACGGTCAGGGTGTGCGCGTCGACGTCGATCACGCTCACCATTGAGGAGCCGGTGCTGAACCGCACCGTGCGGTTCTCCATGCCCCACACGCCGCGCCCGGCGTCGACGCCGCGCAGGTGCACGTCGACCTTGATCTTGTCGTACGCCGGCCAGAACTCCTTGGGCCGGTAGTGGACCTCTTCGTTGCTGACCCAGCTCCAGGCGCCCTCGATCGGCTTGCTCGAGGTGACCTGCAGGGCCTCCTCGACGGCTGCCCGGTTCCGGACCTTCTCGGAGAACCGCACGATGATCGGCATGCCGACGCCGACGTTCTGCCCGTCGAGGGGCGAGATGGAGGTCTCGAGCACCTTGCGTGGGGTCACGGTGGCGAAGAAGCCGGAGCGCTCGGTGACCCGGCCGTCGGCGTCGACCGCGGAGGCGGTCAGCCGGTAGTGCCGGGAGACCTTGAGCGGGTCGCTGGAGGTCCAGGTGAGCTGGTCAGCCGAGGTCTCGCCCTCGATCGTGCGGCCCTTGTCGTCGGTCAGGACGACCTCGGTGATGGTGCCGTCGGTGGCCGTGACGGTGACCGGCTCGCCGGGGGCGATGTCGCTCGAGGCGGACTCGGGGGTGAAGGCGAGGGCGGCCTTGGGCGCCGGCGGGGCCTCGTTGGCCGACTCGACGGCGGCCTGGGCCGGCGACGGGTTGGTGCCGGAGGTGGTGCAGCCCGAGACGAGCAGCATCGCGGCGGCGGCCGTCACGGCGGCGCCGACCAGCGTCCTGCGGTTGTTCATGCCTGCCCCGCCCCGGTCCCCGAGCACACGTACCCTCCTGAGCGCGCTCCGCGGTGGAGACAACGCCCCAGCAGTGTCCCTCGTCCCCCGGGCGATCGTCCACTTGACGCCCGGCCGGCCGGATAACGAATCGGCATTCCCCCAGGTCAGGCCCGAGCTCGGCCCGACTGACGGGCGGTCAGGCGGCCGGCTCGCCGCGGTAGTACTCGAACACGAGGCCGATCACGGCCAGAACGCCGGCGCCGGCCCCGATGATGAACAGCCACCAGCCGACCGCCACGCCGAGGAACGAGATGGCGGCGGCACCCCCCACCGCCAGTGGCCACCAGCTGTGCGGGCTGTAGAAGCCCAGCTCGCCGGCCCCGTCCACGATCTCGGCGGTCTTGGAGTCCTCGGGCCGCGGGTCGATGCGGCGCGCGGTGAAGAGCAGGTAGTAGCCGACCAGGAAGGCCAGGCCGGCGGTGAACGCCAGGGCCACCGTGCCGACCGGCTCCTCGGAGAGCAGCCCGTAGATCACCGCGGCGATCGCGAAGAAGAAGAAGCCGGCCGCGAAGAGCCAGCCCTCGACCTTCATTCGCGGCCTCCGACGAGTCGCGAGCGCAGCGAGTGAGCCGGTGGGGTGTGCTTCATGCCCGGCCTCCCGGTCCGCCCTCGAGATCGGGCTCACCGAGCACCTGGTCGAGGAAGTTCTTGTCCGGCGTGGGCTGGTCCATCGCCGCGACGTGCGGGTAGTGCAGGTCGAACGCCGGAGACTCGGACCGGATCCGCGGCAGCTCGACGAAGTTGTGCCGCGGCGGCGGGCAGGAGGTGGCCCACTCGAGCGACCGGCCGTAGCCCCACGGGTCGTCGGTGGTGACCTTCGGGCCGTGGGAGCTGCGCCAGACGTTGAGCAGGAAGGGCAGCGTCGACGCGCCGAGCAGGAACGACCCGATCGTCGAGAACATGTTCATGCCGGTGAAACCGTCGCTCGCGAGGTAGTCGACGTAGCGACGCGGCATGCCGGCCACGCCCAGCCAGTGCTGGATCAGGAACGTCATGTGGAAGCCGATGAACAGAGTCCAGAAGTGGATCTTGCCGAGCCGCTCGTCGAGCATCCGGCCGGTCATCTTGGGCCACCAGAAGTAGAACCCGGCGTTCATCGCGAAGACGACCGTGCCGAACACCACGTAGTGGAAGTGGGCCACGACGAAGTAGGTGTCGTTGACGTGGAAGTCCAGCGGCGGCGAGGCCAGGATCATGCCGGTCAGGCCGCCGAAGAGGAAGGTCACGAGGAAGCCGATGGACCACAGCATCGGTGTCTCGAAGGTCAGCGACCCTCGCCACATGGTGCCGATCCAGTTGAAGAACTTCACGCCGGTCGGCACGGCGATCAGGAACGTCATGAAGGAGAAGAACGGCAGGAGCACGGCCCCGGTCGGGAACATGTGGTGCGCCCACACCGTGACCGAGAGGCCGGCGATCGCGATGGTCGCGAAGACCAGGCCCTTGTAGCCGAAGATCGGCTTGCGGCTGAAGACCGGCAGCACCTCGGACACGATGCCGAAGAACGGCAGCGCGATGATGTAGACCTCGGGGTGGCCGAAGAACCAGAACAGGTGCTGCCAAAGGATCGGCCCGCCGTTGGCCGGGTCGAAGATGTGCGCACCGAATTTTCGGTCGGCCTCGAGCGCGAGCAGCGCGGCCGCCAGGACCGGGAAGGCCATCAGCACCAGGACGCTGGTGAGCAGGATGTTCCAGGTGAAGATCGGCATCCGGAACATCGTCATGCCCGGTGCGCGCATGCAGAAGATGGTGGTGATGAAGTTGACGGCCCCGAGAATCGTGCCGAAGCCAGCGAGCGCGAGGCCCATGATCCACAGGTCGCTGCCCAGGCCCGGCGAGAAGAGCTCGGAGTTGAGCGGGGCGTAGGCGTACCAGCCGAACGACGCGGCACCGCTAGGGGTGAGGAACCCGGCCGACGCGATCAGCCCGCCGAACAGGAAGAACCAGTACGACACCATGTTCAGCCGCGGGAAGGCCACGTCGGGCGAGCCGATCTGCAGCGGCATGATGACGTTGGCGAAGCCGACGAACAGTGGCGTCGCGAAGAGCAGCAGCATGATCGTGCCGTGCATGGTGAACAGCTGGTTGTACTGCTCGCCGGTGAAGAACTGGTTGCCCGGTCTGGCCAGCTCGGCCCGCATCATCATGGCCATCAGGCCGCCGATGAGGAAGAACACGAACGACGTGATCAGGTAGAGGTGGCCGATCGTCTTGTGGTCGGTGCTGGTGATCCACTTGACCACGGTGCTGCCCTTGCGGGCCGGCCGGATGACACCGGTGCCCGGACGGGGCTGGGCGGTGAGGGTCACTGGGCGCTCCCGGCGTCGTTGCGTTCCTTGAGCTCGGCGATCCGCTGGTCGTACTCGTCGGGCGAGACCACGTCGACGTTGAACAGCATCCGCGCGTGGTCCTGCCCGCACAGCTCGGCGCACTTGCCCGCGAACGTGCCGATCTTGGTCGGCACCAGCTGGAAGGTGTTGGGCTGGCCGGGGATGACGTCCATCTTGAACAGGAACGCCGGCACCCAGAACGAGTGGATGACGTCGTCGGACAGCAGGCGGAACTGGACGCTCTCGCCCTCCGGAAGCACCAGGGTGGGCGGCTTGCCGGGGGTGCCGGTCGTCTGCGCCCCGCCGTCGGAGGTGTAGGTGAACTGCCACGACCACTGGATGCCGGTGACGGTGATCCGGTGGTCGGGGTTGGCTGACGTCTCGAGGATGCGGTCCTCGTCACGAGCGGTGAAGAAGAAGAACACCGCCACCGCGATGAACGGCACCACGGTGTAGAGCACCTCGACCGGAAGGTTGTAGCGGGTCTGCGCCGGCAGACCGGTCTCGCCGCGCTTGCGCCGGAAGGCGATCACCGGCCACAGGATCAGCCCCCACGTCAAGGCGCCCACGGCCCAGGCCGCGACCCACGACCCCTGCCACAGCGAGAGGATCGTGGGCGCGTGGTTGGTGGCGTCACGGGCGGGCATCGCGAAGGTCGGCAGCTCCTCCGAGGAGCAGGCCGTGAGGGTGAGCAGGGCGAGGCCGCTGAGAGCGACGACCCTGCCGGTCGACCGCCGGCGCAGCCGGGGTCCCGTGGTGCCGGACGGACGCAACGTTTCGCCTCTCCCGCATGTCGAGCCGGGGCAGGGGACCCGGCGGCCTGGTCGCGTCAGCACCCTACTCCAGACGACCTTGGTGATCGCGGCAAGGTGGGGTGTTCCGCGCGGGC encodes:
- a CDS encoding cytochrome c oxidase subunit 4: MKVEGWLFAAGFFFFAIAAVIYGLLSEEPVGTVALAFTAGLAFLVGYYLLFTARRIDPRPEDSKTAEIVDGAGELGFYSPHSWWPLAVGGAAAISFLGVAVGWWLFIIGAGAGVLAVIGLVFEYYRGEPAA
- the coxB gene encoding cytochrome c oxidase subunit II, which gives rise to MRPSGTTGPRLRRRSTGRVVALSGLALLTLTACSSEELPTFAMPARDATNHAPTILSLWQGSWVAAWAVGALTWGLILWPVIAFRRKRGETGLPAQTRYNLPVEVLYTVVPFIAVAVFFFFTARDEDRILETSANPDHRITVTGIQWSWQFTYTSDGGAQTTGTPGKPPTLVLPEGESVQFRLLSDDVIHSFWVPAFLFKMDVIPGQPNTFQLVPTKIGTFAGKCAELCGQDHARMLFNVDVVSPDEYDQRIAELKERNDAGSAQ
- a CDS encoding deoxyribodipyrimidine photo-lyase, encoding MPTTSIAVLTRDLRVHDSPVLGRAAGSADQVVPLFVLDTAILRSAYNRANRAHFLAESLADLDSSLRERGAGLVVRRGRWALEVAGLAQETGARQVHVAADVTAYARRRLDDLAARLPDDVELVVHDDALLVVPPGEVATAGKDHMSVFTPYFRKWAKTPLRALEPTPRHLTMPRMARGDLPGPADIAGGERSPDLMAGGETAGRERMDCWLRDGIAAYDDDHDALGNDNTSRLSPYLHFGCVSPVELVRKAREQRSSAAASFVRQVAWRDFHHQVLAARPDATREDYRPRGDRWHSGGEELTAWKEGRTGYPIVDAGMRQLAREGWMHNRARLITGHFLTKTLYIDWREGAQHFVDLLLDADVANNTMNWQWVAGTGTDSRFNRTYNVTLQARRHDPAGSYVRRYVEELAAVDDGYVHEPWLLPEEQFQALGYPPPIVDQLEAKERLKQGRRAIRHPA
- the ctaD gene encoding cytochrome c oxidase subunit I, which encodes MTLTAQPRPGTGVIRPARKGSTVVKWITSTDHKTIGHLYLITSFVFFLIGGLMAMMMRAELARPGNQFFTGEQYNQLFTMHGTIMLLLFATPLFVGFANVIMPLQIGSPDVAFPRLNMVSYWFFLFGGLIASAGFLTPSGAASFGWYAYAPLNSELFSPGLGSDLWIMGLALAGFGTILGAVNFITTIFCMRAPGMTMFRMPIFTWNILLTSVLVLMAFPVLAAALLALEADRKFGAHIFDPANGGPILWQHLFWFFGHPEVYIIALPFFGIVSEVLPVFSRKPIFGYKGLVFATIAIAGLSVTVWAHHMFPTGAVLLPFFSFMTFLIAVPTGVKFFNWIGTMWRGSLTFETPMLWSIGFLVTFLFGGLTGMILASPPLDFHVNDTYFVVAHFHYVVFGTVVFAMNAGFYFWWPKMTGRMLDERLGKIHFWTLFIGFHMTFLIQHWLGVAGMPRRYVDYLASDGFTGMNMFSTIGSFLLGASTLPFLLNVWRSSHGPKVTTDDPWGYGRSLEWATSCPPPRHNFVELPRIRSESPAFDLHYPHVAAMDQPTPDKNFLDQVLGEPDLEGGPGGRA
- a CDS encoding Ig-like domain-containing protein, which translates into the protein MNNRRTLVGAAVTAAAAMLLVSGCTTSGTNPSPAQAAVESANEAPPAPKAALAFTPESASSDIAPGEPVTVTATDGTITEVVLTDDKGRTIEGETSADQLTWTSSDPLKVSRHYRLTASAVDADGRVTERSGFFATVTPRKVLETSISPLDGQNVGVGMPIIVRFSEKVRNRAAVEEALQVTSSKPIEGAWSWVSNEEVHYRPKEFWPAYDKIKVDVHLRGVDAGRGVWGMENRTVRFSTGSSMVSVIDVDAHTLTVYRNGVKARVIPVTTGKAGFLTRNGTKVILEKHTLKIMDAATIGIQPGDPEYYRLEVPYAMRVTWSGEFVHSAPWSVGSQGSVNVSHGCVGMAPSNAIWLYNQSTVGDVVKVVGSPRQLEPGNGYTDWNVSWSEWLEASALQG